Proteins from one Mobula birostris isolate sMobBir1 chromosome 10, sMobBir1.hap1, whole genome shotgun sequence genomic window:
- the LOC140203570 gene encoding probable G-protein coupled receptor 139, with protein MHAPPRGPVYAVYYTALAVCAIPVNLMAIVILCKGRCGLSRCITKYLVSMAAMDLLVIITAVLLNRIPGTYFPNSFLSITPVCSLTIALIYSTRDSSVWLTVAFTFDRFVAICCQELKTKYCTEKTAVVVIGTISVLGCLKSVPWYFIHEPMFVISDVPWFCRMKEIRYTSSLWRAFDWFDRILTPFAPFFLILLFNALTVRYILVASKARRRLRVHGNGEKQGDPEIDNRRKSIVLLFTISGSLILLWMTNVVQFIYKRFTINNQIAGYNDPKFILRESAVMLQLLNSCTNTFIYAVTQRSFRKQLKNAVKYPLYIICEIT; from the exons ATGCACGCCCCGCCGAGAGGGCCAGTGTACGCTGTTTATTACACTGCCCTTGCAGTTTGCGCTATTCCAG TTAACTtaatggcgattgtgatcctttgCAAAGGAAGATGTGGTCTCTCCCGGTGTATAACGAAGTACCTGGTGTCAATGGCGGCGATGGATCTCCTAGTTATTATCACGGCTGTTTTATTAAATAGGATTCCTGGTACTTATTTCCCGAATAGCTTTCTGTCCATTACACCCGTATGTAGTCTCACCATTGCTTTAATTTATTCAACCAGGGACAGCTCCGTTTGGTTGACAGTCGCTTTCACTTTTGATCGATTTGTGGCCATTTGCTGCCAagagctgaaaacaaaatactgcACCGAGAAGACGGCGGTTGTGGTTATAGGAACGATTAGTGTTTTGGGATGTTTGAAAAGCGTACCCTGGTATTTTATACACGAACCTATgtttgtgatcagtgatgttcccTGGTTTTGCAGAATGAAGGAAATCCGTTATACTTCTTCCTTGTGGAGAGCATTCGACTGGTTCGACCGTATTTTGACCCCGTTCGCTCCGTTCTTCCTGATACTCCTGTTCAATGCTCTGACCGTCAGGTACATCCTAGTAGCTAGTAAAGCTCGCAGGAGGCTTCGTGTGCATGGCAATGGAGAGAAACAAGGTGACCCAGAGATCGACAACCGGAGGAAATCCATCGTTTTACTGTTTACTATCTCGGGTAGTTTAATTCTCTTGTGGATGACAAATGTTGTACAATTTATTTATAAGCGTTTTACGATTAATAATCAAATTGCCGGCTACAACGATCCCAAATTTATTCTACGAGAAAGTGCTGTTATGCTTCAGTTATTGAATTCTTGTACTAATACCTTTATATACGCAGTAACTCAAAGAAGTTTCAGAAAGCAGTTAAAGAACGCGGTGAAATATCCACTTTATATAATATGTGAAATAACGTAA